The Candidatus Komeilibacteria bacterium CG_4_10_14_0_2_um_filter_37_10 genome window below encodes:
- a CDS encoding glycosyl transferase codes for MPKLSIIIPAYNEEKTIDLILQKIVDLDLLSWSKEIIVVDDCSTDQTWQLLQRWQGDIKLLRLAKNSGKTAAVCAGIKEASGDYIVIQDADLEYHPQDLLIMIKEVDQYQRAVVYGSRRLGDKSHYSYLTYLWGANLITWLTNILYRQKLTDVETCYKLIRIDLLKQMNIVSHNYVWENEVTAKLAKQGVKIVEVPISYSPRSKEEGKKINWRHGLEALWATIRFRF; via the coding sequence ATGCCAAAATTATCCATCATCATACCAGCTTATAATGAAGAGAAAACAATTGATTTGATTTTACAAAAAATTGTTGATTTAGATTTGCTATCATGGTCCAAAGAAATAATTGTTGTTGATGATTGTTCAACTGACCAAACTTGGCAATTATTACAAAGATGGCAAGGTGATATTAAGTTATTACGTTTAGCCAAAAATAGTGGCAAAACCGCGGCTGTCTGTGCTGGTATTAAAGAAGCCAGCGGTGACTACATTGTTATTCAAGACGCCGATCTGGAGTATCATCCGCAAGATCTATTAATCATGATCAAAGAGGTTGATCAATATCAGCGAGCAGTAGTTTATGGCTCACGCCGTTTGGGAGACAAAAGTCATTATAGTTATCTAACTTACTTATGGGGTGCTAATTTGATTACTTGGTTAACAAATATTTTATATCGGCAGAAGTTAACAGACGTAGAAACTTGCTATAAGTTGATACGTATTGATTTATTAAAGCAGATGAATATTGTTTCTCATAATTACGTTTGGGAAAATGAGGTTACCGCTAAATTAGCTAAACAAGGAGTCAAGATAGTAGAGGTACCAATTAGTTATTCACCGCGGAGCAAGGAGGAGGGTAAAAAGATTAATTGGCGACACGGCCTAGAAGCTTTGTGGGCAACTATCAGGTTTAGGTTTTAA